The Vigna unguiculata cultivar IT97K-499-35 chromosome 11, ASM411807v1, whole genome shotgun sequence genomic sequence TAGTATATTGCTACCGATTTCTTTTGGATGCATTATACAAACGAACCAGGAAGCACACGGTAGATACTAGTGCCTTTTGGAAGCGAATGCATATTGCATGAGATCATCTATTTACTTTATCAAATCACAAGttgttcttttactttttttaaggGATATGCCAGGAAACTGCaaatttcatcatatttttttttacttcgttttacttttttaatgcTTGGCTAACTAATTTTTGGCTCTTGAATTACTTAATACAGGTATTAAGAACAAGACGTACAGCCACAGTTAATGGATCCACCTTGCACAAAGGTCTCTCTGATGTCACTTTTACGTCAAATGACACAAGGTTGGTAACCTAGACCCAATTTAAAAGAATTGTTTGTCTGGAATAATGAAATTCCTAATACTGTTAtccattattatatttatgacgcctaaatatgtaatagaaatatatgtaaacagaaaaaagagaaaagcatAAATACTAAACTAATGCGTTGGACAAAATGTGTGATTATTTAACAATTCCTAAAATGTTCTAAAATTTATACAGGTGGATAGGTtctaaaattttagtttatataccAGATTTTTCCTTACTATGAATTTGATAGGAACTGGAATTCGCTACAGGGATTAAAGCATAATTCAGAGAATAGAACTCTAGTTATAGTAGGAAAATTGCAAGAAAGTACAGAAATATAACTGAAAGTATCAGAGAAGTGTGGTTTCTCTGCCCTACCACAACAGCCACCCACGACTTCCTAAATGATTACGTGCCTTCTCTCTGTTTTATCCTTCGCTGTAAGTGTTTCCCCTTCTTTCCCTCCTTTCTTGCCATGTAAGCAAGGTTCTTACGGCCAAAATGTCTCTTCTGCCCTTTATTCATCACAGGCTCTGGCGTTTTAGTGCcgaataaaattgtaattaaacataaatatctgGAAATTGCATTCGGCCCAAGAAATAGGATATTTGTAATCGTTTTACTAGTTAAAATCTGTATCTATTATCAGAAGCTTCACCATGGGAACATGCAATGAGCTAATATTTGATTTAAGGCTCAAACTTGACCAAACTCCTGGACTTGTGGGTGGttgcttttttaaataaaaatggaagtAAAGATTAGTCCCAGAATATCAGATATCGACTGGGATATGCCTAGATCCTGAAGGCTAGGCAAAGGTCTACTGTAAGGCTTTTATCTCCAGGAGCTTACAAGTTTCTTCATGTTTTTCCACACGAAAGTTATTTGCCAACTCACCAAGAGGATCTCCTCAAAGATTGTCCAAGAGACTCATGTTCTTTGaagttactattattatttccCATTGGCCGATCTGTTTGACAAAAATGGCAACGGCACTAGTGTTTGGTTACTCTTTGGTAGTACATATTGATTTCAGGTTTAATTACTCAGGtcttttaacatattatttttttatctctctagTGTAGGGACTAGAAGGTATTATGTGTAGCATTAAAAAGAACGATTTTTTAAGTATGAGGACTAAAGGTAAAATATGTACAACTATAGGGATTCAATGAGTTATTAAATACTGATTTCTTCAGATACATTAGTTTGATTAACAATCAACACATATTTACCAATCTTTTAATTCTTTGCATCATTGTGCATTTCTCAATTTGCTGGCAAATTTCAACAGGATACTTGCTTCTGATACACATGGTGCGATTAATGTCTGGGATAGAAGAGTGAACTCTCTACCTTGCCTTGAGCTTGCGTCTGCTTCATGTGGTACGCTTAACAGCATCCAATTAAATGCAGATAATCAGGTTAGGAATTGTGTATCTAGTCTATAGAgtaattttgtaattctttAGGAGTGATGCATTTTTAAAGCTCAGTTACTGCCTTCCCTTTTTTAGACAAAGGCCCAAATGTGTCCTTAAACACATGTTAAggattctaaaatataaaataaaaatcaattgaataaaatattgaacATTTAAGAATTTAAGTTCCTGATATAGACTTCTAGTAAATTAATGATTGATACTGAAATATCCTCAATATTGACACTTTTGTCCCAACACaagtgtttaatttttaatgcaGTGGTCCAAATCTCCTGGTCCACTTAAAATTGTTGTCACTAACATAGTTCACGTGCAGTTGAATTGGGTTTTGGTTTGATCGAATTTTAGAATACACCTTTACTTTGTTCAGTCAGTACATGAGAATTTGCAAACTGTGATTATTCTATCCTTTCCAGATTATTTATGGTGCTGGAAAACATGGGCTCGTGCATGTATGGGATATTCGTGGTGGAAGAGCATCTGCCACTTTTCAAAGTCTCAAAGAGGTTATATTTATACATGGTGCTTTTTTGTTCTATTATGTTATGAAAAGCACACATAAAATTGTGCTAGAAGTCAACTACTGCTTGGACACTATCTCTGCAATGCATTCACTTCTACGTTGGTGGCTAATTAAGACCAAGCTTGCTTAGGCTGAGGGCAATTTCATTGAACCTGAATCCTAGTTAATGTCTTATTCTTTGCTTATTTACTAATTGAAGCTTTAGTCTTTAGTTTATTTTCATGAATTAGCTATCTCAAAAGTCTAAGTTGCTAGTTGAAGTCATAAATGGATCTTATGTCTTTAACATTACTTTTCACTCCAGACCCCTTGATTTAATGTTGAGCTAATTATGCTGTTAGGTGAACgcacattaattttttatggtatttgtaacaaaaaatgttaatgaaatTTTAGTAACAGTGTTTAAGCATTGAGTTTTTAAACCGTACGAACAGTATTGGGCTAAAGATTACCGGGgaagataaaaaatagttttacttTGAATTTGgatattaaaatttgtgtttgGTAATATTGAAGTGTGAGAATCTTGGTAAGGAGGGGGATAAATTACATGGTAGACACATTAACATGGTCCAGCAGTCCCGATGAAGTTAATTTTTTTGACCAATATTGCAAGTATGATGTTAAATACTGTCTACATactgatatatttatatattctacCTAAATACCTTGGATAAAAATTTTCGTAAATAAACATTGATGCGGAAGCTTGTGACTTCTTGATGCATGCCTTTCTACAGCTTGAATTTTAGGTCATGCGAACTTCGTCTCCAACTTCCTTTTGctgaagaaaatgtatttacTTGcgacatatttttaaatgaagcaTGACTAATTGGTAAAtgttgtaaaatatattaaaaatgctTTTAGTGATGTTATTCTTCTTTGTTTGGTATTGTAGATATGCCATCCACCAATAAAATCAGTGAAGTTGGCAACATTGCTTGAGAAGATTGGATCTTTGAAGGTGCGGTTATCCTTCCTGCACCTATCTATTACTTATACAAATTAACAAGGAAAACTACTTACCTTTTGTGTGATGGCTGTACAGGTTTGTAAGTTGAACTACATATGAAtgattatttttagttataaaaatgTAGCCCCAGTAACTTCAACATCATAACTTTGTCATATCTTTATTTGAAGTTTGATGTTCCAGTAAGACTAGTTTTCACTTAAGGCTTCTCTCAAGACATTTAAGTAttttggtgatttttttttcaacttttagttTTACATTAATCTATTTTTAGGTATGGTTTGGTTTCTAAACTTCGTTGCAAAGTTCATGTCCTTCCCTGACTTTCGCTTCACATGCATGCTTTGTGTTAGTTGCTGCAGAGGAGTcctaaacaatttattttttttctccccATCAATACTGTTTCTCTCTTGGAACCTTTTTCCCgtgatataaatttattatgttgtGATGTTGTTCTTTATGTATATCACTTAACTATacaaattaagacaaaaattgACAGTATTTACAGATGATTTCCCTATACTTTTTCTCAGACAATGTTGTTCATAAATATACTCTACCATAATTTTGAAGTTGTTAGCTGGCTCTATCATCTTGGGTTGTTTCTTTAGATTTCCTACCCTTTTCATCGAGGAGTATGTTTGAATGAGTTTCTCCATAAAAGCTTTTAGGAAAGAAATATatgaatacaaatttaaaattaacttatatacattttaaaataaaattttgaagaaattgTATCAGAAAACTTACAAATTAGTTCACTCCAAAGAGATTTTTAACATACAAAAaagtcaatttcatttttttattcatatttttctcttttagaaGTTCTTTTAGAAACTCTTCCAAATAAAAGTCTGCTCACTAATCTGTATTTAATATCACTGCATGTCAGTATGTGCTAAGTTTGGTGTCATACTTGTGACCTAATCCCCTACCTTAGATATCTGTATTTCACCATGTGGTATTGTCTTTTGCATACTAGCTGACAAGCAATTGATATGGTTACCCATTCGATGTATTCAGGCACAGGCAAATATTGTTCCCAAGGAGATTCACTCTATTAATATTAATCCATCATGCCCATATCAGTTAGCATTCCATCTTGTCGATGGCTGGTAAGTTGCCAAAATGTTTCTTCAGAGACTGTTAATAAGGAAAATTTCCATGTATTTGCATAATCATGTCCTCTATAAGTTTCTATCATTAAACTATAAACTGAAATTACGACTTAATTGCCTGTCACATGTTCGGTAAATATTGTTTCTAAATGGTCTCATTTTCTTGAATTTACTTCATTGTTGGATCTGGAATTTTATAGTTTGTACTCATTATCTACCTTCAAACAGTGCCGTTTGATATCGGTGGGGTTAGTATGTACATAAAATATTGGTGTGTGCTGTTTACTGAATCTTACTTATCAAGAAAAATGCTTCCCTAATACTCCATTGTGGTTATTTTTTCTCAATGTTTTCACGCAGGTCAGGCGTTTTGGATATTAATACTTTTGAAGTTACCCATATTCATTGCCCACCTCCTGCTTGGTTGTAAGTTTGCCCGTTTTCATCTAGAATCGCCTTTTCATATTTGTGAAATGGCTTCTTGAAATGTCTACTTActtgtttactttttattttcttttgttagaaACGATTCCTACGTTCCCGCTGATCTATCATACTTAAGAAAACCTTCATGGTTATCAACTTGTTCGGTGAGGAGTTTATTGAATATAATGCacctttatatttttacacaTGGTTTCCTACCAAAATTTGGACAAGTTTCtcaataaatatcttttttatctaACATATCTGAACATaagctttattttatatatatctaAATATAACAATCAGATATTGATAATTGATCAATTATTGaaataatctttaaaaataatctaatttaaaCCCCCGTTTATTGTTtggtttaaatgaaatattgatCTTTCGGACTTTCCAATCAGGTGGCTCTTGATGCttatattaatcattatatatatattttttgtggataaccatttattttatttgtacacgaaataataaatgtaatttatCACAGATCTATTTGGCCGGGTCATCATCTGATTGTGGTATCCATCTCCTGGATTTTTATCCCAGCACCAACTCACCAAGCCATGTGGATTACAAGTAAGGTCCTCGTTTGCTAATTGAAACACTCTATTGAGAAAGCACATGTACCCTAAAATCTGCTGTACTCAAATCAAATTAAGTTTACCTATGAAACTGCATTTCGCAATGTTTTTTTCTAAGCAGTTTTAATTTGCATATTTTTACAGGGAGGATATGCAAGAACTTTCAAGGCGGAAAAACCGAAGTAATCAGAAcagatttatttctttatctgAAGGAGTTATCTCATGTGTTGCTCACCCTTTGTATAATGCTATCGTGGCAGGAACCAAGGTTTGTGAATTAGAAAATTCTGTTATTTTCGTTTTCTGTTTGAacttgtgttttaaaattaaagaagcTAGCTTTATGAATTCCCTGTCTGACAACATCTCGAACCGGTTTTTTATTAGTGCCTCctaaataaacttattttccTTCTTCTATAACATGGTCGAAGTACATTTATTAGTTAGATAGAATTTctcaaataactaatttttaaaacagaaaaaaaaaactcatttagttcttattaattttttataatcttatttatataagtcaattttagtttatgaaatattttattttacttttattaatttttatcatagAAATATTTACATAGTAGTTCCCTATACTAATCTTTCCTTTGGTAGAGAGTAAAGAAATAGAGGGTGTGTTTGTTAcctttcaataaatattaatatcataaatattatttttcaattactAAGTTAAACGTTTGCATTCACAAAAGTTATTATACATTCAGTtttcattatttcatttttctactAATTAACCAcagctttattttatttataatttatctttaatggTGAGTTTTCTCCAAACTCCATTGTGTTAATAACTATTCAATTTCAATCCATGTGTAACTTGACATCCGAAGCTTGTGTTTCTATTAAAACGATAGAAAACAAGCAAGCAGTTATTAATTatagaaattcaaataattatcaaCATGAGTTTTTGCCCATAAcatgattatttttcttaaacgaTCATTTCATAACAACTTTTTAACGTTCATTTCCAaagaagttttttatttttggggtTCATGAAACTTTTTTCTCACCATTTGTCAGATTACCCTCTCcccatctttcttttcttttcctcaaTTCAACGAACCATACTACCCTTGTTTTTAATTGAGCATGTTTGGGAGTAATGAAGGTAAACATTATTGGTACTGAGGTTGATTGATTATTGGTTTCAGAAAACTTCTTTGCTCGTGATTTCTCAAAGGCAAGAGTCATTCAGAAGTGAAGATTAGTCCCAAGCTTTGACAGGATTTTCTATTTACTGTATTCCCCTAGTCTGAATTTATAGATGAGTTAATGTATAATTCCTTGTTAATAATGTTTTCGTATACTTTACCTCGTCTTGAATCTCCTGTTCAAAATgggaaagaaaaattattttatgtaatttttttcagtTGAATTGGATTATTGACTGcgaataattttgttataaaattttcacaaattttagtTGCCTGTTATCAAAACTGTAGATGTTTATGCCTGTGTATGTATGAGAAATTTGAATTACATTATCTGATTTTACACCTTTTCAAGTTTACATTTTGCCCTTTTTGTATTGTGAATTcgaaaattggaaccaaataCTATATTTTAACAGAGAAGAGTGTCGACTGATACATGACATTATTTGGGGCCTTAATTTCATGTCACAACTCTTGTCATGACAGACATCTGaaatattaatctttttcttttgtatattttaattttgagcaTAGCTTAATCATTGGAGACCAGAAAAATGTCACAAATCCTTTTCAATCAATCAAATGTGAGGTAGGTATAGGATAAGAATAGAATACCACGTATGCATATAAAATACCATGTATCCTCCATATAATTTCCATAATTATAGTGTTGCTACATTATTACTTAATCTATAGAATAAAAGGACTCACAGAAAGCTTCGACTAAATAAATGGGCTGACCCATCCTTGTGCTTCTCATGTCCAATCTCCTGTCACCACTTCATATTAACTCACCCCAAATTTAGAagcaactaagtcaacttttgGATATCATTACTCTACTTCAATTTTGGCACAAAtaatttgttaaactttttttatttttcgattGATTCTGAAATCGTATCTTAAATATTTGAGTCATAGTCATAAAGAAATCGAGGTAAAACACTACTCCACACATGTGAGGTGCCATGCATGCATGGTAAtagacaataatatatattttttctttaaatttgtacTCTTTTTAACCGAGTGAAATgcatgtaataaataataataatattttctttttactccaaactttctttatgttttgaaaaatagtttcaaaTTTAGTCGAAATTTGTCAGAGGGTTTCTTTACAACATTATATCATCATATCACATGCCTCTAATAGTCACCCTTggtattataaatagttaattcTTGTTGTGTAGGTTTTGTTATTGGTGCATTATATTATGTTACATACACAGTCATAGATTCTCCACATTGAAGGCACCagaaataaagtataaaaataagaagaagaaagagagaagacaCATAGAAAAAGGTGAGTTGAGGTGGTGTTGTCATTTTATATACTGAACAAAGAGGACCACACTTGGTTTGGTTCCTTTCTTTACAACTTCCTCTTTTGTTCCCCGCAAGAGACGCGGAATTCATATCACTTGTATCTTTCACCCAAGACTGTGTGACCATCACTGATAATGAAAGAGAAGCAATCCTCATGCACACAAATCTACAAACCAGGCTCATGCTCATCTTCTCTCTGcaaagaaacaaaagagtttTGCAACTAAGTTTTCAGAATTCTTCTGCAATAATGCTAAATGGCCATTACTGCAATGCCACATTTTCTAATGGTTTTGTGGTCCCACATTTCCTTTCTTTCGTATGAAATAATCTTGCATGGAATCGGTATAAACTTAAATGGTTTCACATGTGACAGCAATTTATATAACAGTGTGTAAAAATCAGTCATATACAAGTAACAATTACTGTTAAGAAGTGTTACAATATACAAGTAACACTTATACATTGATTTTATTCAGTAAGTTGATCTTATCTCTAGTGGACATAAAACTTTTAACACACTCTCACCCTGAAACATATACATCTCGAGGCATGGAAGTAGATATTAATGGATAGTCCATTCGCGGGCTGATAACGAGTGAAACAATAAAcccaacaaataacaaattttgctAGGATAAGTTCTAACTCATTACTCTTATACCATGTCAAGAAGTAGAGTTTAACctaactcaatcttacaaaattgatttgtaaGATAAggtttatacatttatatattgtagGTTGGCCTTATTTAAGGTCAATGTAAGTGTTCCAACAACAACTACTTAgatttaatttgaagaaaacaaaactaataaaagtattattaaagAGAACGGTTGATTGGTTAATATTTAAGGTAGTTGTGTGTTGAAGTCAAGATtgttattaaaatagaaaaatttaccTCAATTGATTACATGATGGTTAGGTTTGGTCTTAGAAGCAAAGCATGTAAGGGGTATGGTGTGATGGTAAAGTTGTGTGCATGATTTAAATTATGAAGAGAAGTTAAAAGATGCTTAAATTGATGAGCAGTGGTTCCTAGGGCTTCCCTTATCTTAAGTCATTTTTGGAGACTTTGGTGTCCCCTACCTCCTTGCCAATGAAGTCAATTATTGACACAAGAGACAGAAAGATACCTTTCCTAAGCAAAATCTTGCACCATAATTAGTCCCTGTTTACTCTGATATATCGTTAGGGGGTCCCATTTGATGGAGAAAGAAATCTACAATTTCTTCATATATGTGCTATCTATGCTACTTTGCTGTTATGTTATGTCTGTATTAGCAATGCAATTTCTTAATATTGATGAGGGAGACTTCATACCAGTGTAGGTTTAAGtagtgttttaaaaaatttaaggaaTGGTTCAGAGATAtaattagacaaaaaaaatagacatgCACGCTgaatatataaagaaagaaaaactatgACATTTTGGTGTTTATATGGTGTAAAGTACTAAGACAAGTTAGAAGATTAGATAGCCTTGTTTAAAtgaatctctttctcttttcttggGGTGGTTTTTCTGatttattgttttgttgttttgtttaaaatgattgtttcttatcttcttttcaCTTCTGTAATTTTCTCTCAGCATCTTGTAAAGTTTTCTTCAGCTGTCAAAACCGTTAAAATGAATAAGTTAAACTGTACAACATGgttttgttacatttttttgaCATGTTTAACTCTTTTGCTCACAATATAAATgtaatatcataatttaattcaagTATTGAGTTCTGATGCAGTCAGTTAAGTAAGAAAAAGTACCTTTTTCCGCATAGTACTTTATctaatcttaataaattttgtaggtGAGTCGTTTCTACGTAAGAGTGGTCACCTTAGTAAAGAACTCCCATGAAAACATTTAACTGGTTTTGATCaaataatattacacattttttaaccAAAAACTTGAAAACATTGAGTTTGTTATTGCGTTGTTTTTTAGGAATTCAAGTGAATTTAAGTTCCACATTGGCTAGTAgagcattatataagaataaagatctATAAATCCATtgtttaaggttttgggttaagagtggtgtcaattccttatgtggttgaactcagtctcattggtgttgtttctCTCCAGTAAAACCCCCTCCTTATAAACCTAATATTGTTGTTTTTACCCATTACTTCAAAACATTAAGTCTATGAATCTTTTATCTTATATGGTGTTTAACTACCTTATAGAAGATATAGACTCATACTTGAATTATTCCTAAAAATAtcttacataaatataaaaatagcatataacaataataataataataaaaaaaatgatgaacagATCATAACCAACTATGTTTACATCACCTTGTGAAAATAACTATGTCAACAACTTTACCTCCACTAGGTTTAAATAACAGtctaaaacatttaatattagGGTCAATATCCCTCAAAGATTCCACTGTCCTATAGGAAATTATAGTTGCAGTTATGAAAAAGATACCAGATTGGATGATAAAGATTCTCAGTTTTGAAAAATACCCTTTGGTAGAAATGTTCATATATGCCATTGGACAGGGTTATTTTGGTAATTTACAGAGCTTCCCAATGGCCACTTGATCACTTGATCCCCACTGTGACACTCTGTCTCCAATATATGATTCAATGTCTGTTGAGTGTCAAGCTTTTGGAACGTTTtggttatttttcttttcccttttggCCAAAAGAAACTGCACCTTTCACGCCTCAGTATCATTCGTCTTCAGTTTTTTAATTTGCAGAGTATGGACCTCAACCAACATAATTGCACGTTAGggatttgaaaaagaaaaaaaaaagttactttaGCAGTTGGAGTAAGTTAAAAGCTTCTAAATTGTCCAAAACGAGCTTAAATCAATGAATTTTAAAAGTGGGTTTCTTCTTAAGAATTTTCCCAGTGACCTTACTTGTCAGGACATGTTTAGCACTTAAACTCCCATTTGATTCAACAGAAGGAACCTTCTCTGTTAGGTCTTTGGCTCAAAGCCAAGTAAGGAAGAAAATGGTAAATAAGACCATACACACATGTAATGAGAAGCTATAAGGTTGGCTTAGTAATAAAAATTGGAAAGAAAGGTAATTAAAACTATTCTCAACCAAAAACTTTAAGTCAATGAGTTTatgaatctttatttttatataatattttactttcttatttcaattcaatgtgagacttatACTCATACTTAAATTTCTAGCAGTATGAAAAATGTTGTAGATTCAACTCTTCTACCGACAAAACTAACATCTAACATTTACCCGATATaaagaaaaacacacaatttatgAAATGAGTATACTAGGGGTGGGCaaaagatttaattttcttgatccaatccacttttgctccaatccactccatttataatccattttattaaaaatctaatccatttaaaatccatttaatggatatggattccaatctaatttacattttatatatcttatggattggatatccattttataaatcaagatttttaaatatggataatccaaaaaatccaatccaaattttcaatttaaatttttagttgggttagactaaaggttgagatgaacTATATTAAATTCAGAGTTGGATgggccttgctcgacgacctataAGGATCGGACAGGCTCGAcaaccataagaggttgggcgggcctaaagatatgaacgagATAGGTGGGCCCGACAAACCGAACGAGTCGATCAGGCCCAATGACCTGATGAGCcaggtgggcccgaagacccaaacAGGCTAGCCAGGTTCGAAgatccgaacgggccaagcgggctCGAAGACCCGAACAGGCCAAGCGGGCTcgatgacccgaatgggtcaAGCGAGCTCGAAGAACTGAACGGGTCAGGCAGGCCCGAAGACTCGAACGGGTCAggcgagcccgatgacccgaacgagtAAGGTGGGCTCAAAGAATCGAACGGGAtaaggcgggcccgaagacccgaacgggtcaggcagACCCGAAGACCCGAAAGGGTCACGCAGACCCGAAAACCCGAACGAACCAGGCAGAACCAATGACGAAAACATGTCAGGCAACCCAAAGACCCGAAAGAGTCAGGCAGGCCTAAAAACCCGAACAGGCCTGAcaacccgaacgagcccgaaGACCCGGATGGGCCGGACGACCTGGATGGGCCAGACGACCTggcgacccggacgggcccgacgacctacacgggccttacgacccggatgggcacTACAACACgaacgacccgaatgggcccgacgatccgGAC encodes the following:
- the LOC114168879 gene encoding uncharacterized protein LOC114168879 isoform X2, whose protein sequence is MEKYLVSRKPSIESVRPLPRRQWKRSSVELNGRFERNYRHEMLDLLIRSYSEVGVFPHLYQVDGLPCQSHTNRLVGEANGDGHLPFRKQGISAVDFDNKGIYLVSVTKSGCLTVHDFETLYCQTPELTCLREDESKHLMHLSLNRQLDAVRWNPLNQDEVVCASVKSNEVLIFDIGYVSSDPVEVLRTRRTATVNGSTLHKGLSDVTFTSNDTRILASDTHGAINVWDRRVNSLPCLELASASCGTLNSIQLNADNQIIYGAGKHGLVHVWDIRGGRASATFQSLKEICHPPIKSVKLATLLEKIGSLKAQANIVPKEIHSININPSCPYQLAFHLVDGWSGVLDINTFEVTHIHCPPPAWLNDSYVPADLSYLRKPSWLSTCSIYLAGSSSDCGIHLLDFYPSTNSPSHVDYKEDMQELSRRKNRSNQNRFISLSEGVISCVAHPLYNAIVAGTKKTSLLVISQRQESFRSED
- the LOC114168879 gene encoding uncharacterized protein LOC114168879 isoform X1 encodes the protein MEKYLVSRKPSIESVRPLPRRRQWKRSSVELNGRFERNYRHEMLDLLIRSYSEVGVFPHLYQVDGLPCQSHTNRLVGEANGDGHLPFRKQGISAVDFDNKGIYLVSVTKSGCLTVHDFETLYCQTPELTCLREDESKHLMHLSLNRQLDAVRWNPLNQDEVVCASVKSNEVLIFDIGYVSSDPVEVLRTRRTATVNGSTLHKGLSDVTFTSNDTRILASDTHGAINVWDRRVNSLPCLELASASCGTLNSIQLNADNQIIYGAGKHGLVHVWDIRGGRASATFQSLKEICHPPIKSVKLATLLEKIGSLKAQANIVPKEIHSININPSCPYQLAFHLVDGWSGVLDINTFEVTHIHCPPPAWLNDSYVPADLSYLRKPSWLSTCSIYLAGSSSDCGIHLLDFYPSTNSPSHVDYKEDMQELSRRKNRSNQNRFISLSEGVISCVAHPLYNAIVAGTKKTSLLVISQRQESFRSED